The proteins below are encoded in one region of Grus americana isolate bGruAme1 chromosome 25, bGruAme1.mat, whole genome shotgun sequence:
- the STK38 gene encoding serine/threonine-protein kinase 38, with protein sequence MAMTGPTPCSSMSNHTKERVTMTKVTLENFYSNLIAQHEEREMRQKKLEQMMEEEGLKDEEKRIRRSAHAQKETEFLRLKRTRLGLEDFESLKVIGRGAFGEVRLVQKKDTGHVYAMKILRKADMLEKEQVGHIRAERDILVEADSLWVVKMFYSFQDKLNLYLIMEFLPGGDMMTLLMKKDTLTEEETQFYIAETVLAIDSIHQLGFIHRDIKPDNLLLDSKGHVKLSDFGLCTGLKKAHRTEFYRNLNHSLPSDFTFQNMNSKRKAETWKRNRRQLAFSTVGTPDYIAPEVFMQTGYNKLCDWWSLGVIMYEMLIGYPPFCSETPQETYKKVMNWKETLTFPPEVPISDKAKDLILRFCCEWEHRIGASGVEEIKSNPFFEGVDWEHIRERPAAISIEIKSIDDTSNFDEFPESDILKPTVATSNHPETDYKNKDWVFINYTYKRFEGLTARGAIPSYMKAGK encoded by the exons ATGGCAATGACAGGCCCAACACCGTGCTCGTCCATGAGTAATCACACCAAGGAGCGAGTTACGATGACAAAGGTGACATTAGAAAACTTCTACAGCAATCTCATCGCACAGCACGAAGAACGAGAGATGAg ACAGAAGAAGCTAGAACAAATGATGGAAGAAGAAGGCTTAAAAGATGAAGAG aAAAGAATCAGGAGGTCAGCACATGcacaaaaggaaacagagtTTCTTCGCCTGAAGAGAACAAGGCTTGGGTTGGAAGACTTTGAGTCTTTAAAAGTAATAGGCAGAGGAGCATTTGGAGAG GTGCGACTTGTCCAGAAGAAAGATACAGGGCACGTGTATGCAATGAAAATACTACGTAAAGCTGATATGCTTGAAAAGGAGCAG GTTGGCCATATTCGTGCGGAGAGGGACATTCTAGTGGAGGCAGACAGTTTGTGGGTGGTGAAAATGTTCTATAGTTTTCAGGACAAGCTAAACCTCTACCTTATCATGGAGTTCCTGCCAGGAG GTGATATGATGACACTGTTGATGAAAAAAGACACTCTAACAGAAGAAGAGACGCAGTTCTATATAGCTGAGACCGTGCTAGCCATTGATTCCATTCATCAGCTGGGTTTTATCCATCGGGACATAAAGCCAGACAACCTTCTTCTGGATAGCAAG gGCCACGTGAAACTCTCAGATTTTGGTCTATGTACTGGACTAAAGAAAGCCCACAGGACAGAATTTTATAGAAACTTGAACCATAGTCTTCCTAGTGACTTCA CTTTCCAGAACATGAATtccaaaaggaaagcagagactTGGAAGAGAAATAGACGGCAGTTG GCTTTTTCTACCGTGGGAACTCCGGATTACATTGCCCCTGAAGTTTTCATGCAGACCGGATACAACAAGCTTTGTGACTGGTGGTCACTTGGGGTCATCATGTACGAGATGTTGATCG gttatCCACCGTTCTGTTCTGAGACTCCTCAGGAAACATATAAGAAAGTAATGAATTGGAAAGAGACTCTGACATTTCCTCCAGAAGTTCCAATATCTGATAAAGCAAAGGATCTTATTTTAAG ATTTTGCTGTGAATGGGAGCACAGAATTGGTGCATCTGGTGTGGAGGAAATAAAGAGTAACCCATTCTTTGAAGGGGTTGATTGGGAGCATATCAG AGAGAGACCTGCTGCAATTTCGatagaaattaaaagtattGATGATACCTCAAACTTTGATGAATTTCCAGAATCTGATATACTTAAACCAACAG TGGCAACAAGCAACCATCCAGAGACTGACTACAAGAACAAAGACTGGGTCTTTATCAATTACACCTACAAGCGTTTTGAAGGTCTGACAGCCCGAGGAGCAATACCATCCTATATGAAAGCAGGAAAGTAA
- the LOC129196574 gene encoding parathyroid hormone 4-like: MFLPQRSLQMVTFLAILFFACFATCQDTENKRAVTEHQLMHDKGRAFQGLKRLMWLHNALGSVHTASSRDISLSDATWDSQKSQDPSDLYNSISRDEMKPDSSLMKQLLELMQQEPGFPLLKQLDLLQYVKTPKGNWNPQDLFNLLPIKELGSKRNPSTQPQNFSH, from the exons atgttccTGCCCCAGAGATCTCTGCAGATGGTTACATTTTTGgcaattcttttttttgcctgttttgcaACATGTCAAGACACTGAAAA TAAAAGAGCAGTGACAGAGCATCAGCTCATGCATGACAAAGGACGGGCGTTTCAAGGGCTGAAGCGCCTGATGTGGCTCCACAATGCGCTAGGTAGCGTGcacacagccagcagcagggatATTTCGCTTTCAGATGCCACGTGGGATTCGCAGAAGAGCCAAGATCCCTCAGATCTCTACAACAGCATCAGCAGAGACGAGATGAAGCCTGATTCAAGCCTGATGAAGCAGCTGCTGGAACTGATGCAACAAGAGCCAGGCTTCCCCCTGTTAAAGCAGCTGGATTTGCTGCAGTATGTGAAGACCCCAAAGGGTAACTGGAACCCACAAGACCTTTTCAACCTCCTTCCAATCAAAGAGCTGGGCAGCAAGAGAAATCCTAGCACCCAGCCACAGAACTTTTCCCACTAG